In Sphingobacterium sp. PCS056, the following proteins share a genomic window:
- a CDS encoding SusC/RagA family TonB-linked outer membrane protein, translating to MMKYTITLIWYEKRLWGILLLHITSLLILMLGTSPLSAQELRQIRGTVVDQKKQAVESASVRVKDGNTGISTDINGAFSIQVPKNRNTLIISKIGYTTTEVNIGNKTELQIVLNSSNIDIDEIVVVGYGTQKKETVVGAVTQTTGKVLERAGGVSSVGAALTGNVPGVVTTASTGMPGEEDPRIVIRGRSTWNNTDPLTMVDGVERPLSSVDISSIETVSVLKDATATAVYGVRGANGVILITTKRGREGRASVRGTVNNIVKTVSQLPGKMDSYDAMMLRNRVIENELALSPNSWISYQPQDLINKYRYPANLEEKERYVNTNWAEELFKGHAFSQNSNLNIAGGTNFVKYFASADYLYEGDMFRENDNNRGYKPGYGFNRLNMRSNLDFQLTPTTKFSANLAGSHGRRKSPWGGGNNYSYWIAAYTVPPDVIYPRYADGTWGFYKPDSQVGINSAQALATSGVELTTTSKITSDFILEQDLKMFVDGLKVRGSISLDNTFVESGRGVNDLYNNVQSKWIDPETGLAVYGQNIDNSRFDFVEGINWAQQSGAVNNGLTYRRLFYQLQLDYATQIANDHNITAMGLFNRNQYATGSIQPFYREDWVFRTTYNYKGKYMLDYSGAYTGSEKFARGYRFGFFNSGGIGWLMSEENFMKNISFIDMLKLRASYGDIGDDNVNGRYLYLTQWSYGGQSHMGTVGEAPERSTYIWYKENELGNPNVRWEKVRKFNFGTDFSFFKGMLSGQVNIFSDKRTDVLITGNNRAIPDYFGVAAPAANLGIVTNKGYEVEFKFNKSINQHWRLWGDMNFTHAKDKVIEGDSPALLPDYQKLDDKQISQTYTHVSGGYYNTWDELYASTIHDNNDANKLPGNYHILDYNGDGLIDSKDNIPYAYPSTPQNTYNLTLGFDWKNFSIMTQWYGVNNVTRQVVLNSFERQRNLAYYEGSYWSKDQTDADVPLPRWLATPSNYTQGSRFMYDGSYIRLKTAEIAYNLTAENNFIRRMGFQHIRIFLNGHNLLFWSKMPDDRESNYAGTGWASQGAYPTVKRFNLGANITF from the coding sequence ATGATGAAATATACCATCACACTTATTTGGTATGAGAAAAGACTATGGGGTATTCTCCTCCTTCATATTACATCGCTTCTTATCCTAATGCTCGGAACAAGTCCGTTATCTGCACAAGAATTAAGACAAATACGAGGTACCGTTGTTGACCAGAAAAAACAAGCTGTTGAAAGTGCATCTGTTAGGGTGAAAGACGGAAACACTGGAATATCAACAGATATCAATGGTGCATTTTCTATTCAAGTACCTAAAAACCGTAATACACTAATCATATCCAAAATTGGATATACGACGACAGAAGTAAATATTGGCAACAAAACTGAATTACAGATCGTACTCAACAGTTCCAATATCGATATCGATGAGATTGTGGTTGTCGGTTACGGTACACAGAAAAAAGAAACTGTCGTGGGCGCCGTAACACAAACGACTGGCAAGGTGCTAGAAAGAGCCGGAGGTGTATCCAGTGTCGGAGCTGCCCTGACGGGTAACGTACCGGGAGTAGTTACCACCGCCAGTACAGGCATGCCCGGAGAAGAAGATCCACGTATTGTGATTCGCGGACGCAGTACTTGGAATAATACAGATCCCTTAACGATGGTCGATGGTGTAGAACGTCCATTGAGCAGTGTCGATATCAGTTCGATTGAAACGGTATCGGTACTAAAAGATGCCACCGCTACTGCCGTTTATGGTGTACGTGGAGCCAACGGAGTTATTCTGATTACCACCAAAAGAGGTCGAGAAGGCAGAGCATCCGTAAGAGGTACAGTCAATAATATCGTTAAAACGGTATCCCAATTACCTGGGAAAATGGATTCATATGATGCCATGATGCTACGCAACCGTGTTATCGAAAACGAATTGGCACTTTCTCCCAATAGTTGGATTTCTTACCAACCACAAGACCTGATCAACAAATACCGTTATCCTGCCAATCTAGAAGAAAAAGAGCGTTATGTCAACACCAATTGGGCAGAGGAGCTATTCAAGGGACATGCTTTCTCGCAAAATAGCAATCTTAATATTGCGGGGGGTACTAATTTTGTAAAATACTTTGCAAGTGCTGATTATTTATACGAAGGTGATATGTTTCGCGAAAATGATAACAATCGCGGTTACAAACCCGGTTATGGTTTCAACCGCTTAAACATGCGATCTAACTTAGATTTTCAGCTCACGCCAACCACCAAATTTTCAGCAAATCTAGCAGGATCGCACGGAAGAAGAAAAAGTCCTTGGGGTGGAGGAAATAATTACAGCTATTGGATAGCGGCTTATACGGTACCTCCAGATGTTATTTACCCAAGATACGCAGACGGCACATGGGGATTTTACAAGCCTGATTCACAAGTAGGTATCAACTCTGCACAAGCACTGGCTACATCTGGAGTAGAATTGACAACTACCAGTAAAATAACGTCAGATTTTATCTTAGAGCAAGACCTTAAAATGTTTGTAGATGGTTTAAAAGTCAGAGGAAGCATATCGCTCGATAATACATTTGTCGAGTCCGGAAGAGGAGTTAACGATCTGTACAATAATGTACAAAGTAAATGGATTGACCCAGAAACAGGATTGGCCGTTTACGGCCAAAATATAGATAATAGCCGTTTTGACTTTGTGGAAGGGATCAACTGGGCTCAACAATCTGGAGCAGTAAATAATGGACTGACTTACAGACGCCTATTCTACCAGTTGCAATTGGATTATGCCACCCAAATAGCCAATGACCATAACATTACCGCTATGGGTTTGTTCAACCGAAATCAATATGCTACTGGAAGTATACAGCCCTTTTATCGCGAAGACTGGGTATTCCGTACAACCTACAATTACAAAGGAAAATATATGCTTGATTACAGTGGAGCTTATACTGGATCTGAAAAATTTGCCCGCGGGTATCGATTTGGATTTTTCAATTCTGGAGGTATCGGGTGGTTAATGTCTGAGGAAAACTTCATGAAAAATATTTCCTTTATAGACATGTTAAAGCTTCGTGCTTCCTATGGAGATATTGGAGATGACAATGTCAATGGACGCTACTTATACTTAACACAATGGTCTTATGGCGGTCAGTCGCATATGGGAACTGTTGGGGAAGCTCCAGAGCGCAGTACTTATATTTGGTACAAAGAAAATGAGTTAGGTAACCCAAATGTACGTTGGGAAAAAGTAAGAAAATTCAATTTCGGTACCGACTTCTCCTTTTTCAAAGGAATGCTATCAGGACAAGTGAATATATTCAGTGATAAGAGAACCGATGTGTTGATCACTGGAAATAATCGTGCAATACCCGACTATTTTGGCGTAGCAGCCCCTGCAGCCAACTTGGGGATCGTGACAAATAAAGGATATGAAGTAGAGTTTAAGTTTAATAAATCAATCAATCAACACTGGCGTTTATGGGGTGATATGAACTTTACACATGCCAAAGATAAAGTGATAGAAGGAGATAGTCCCGCATTATTGCCCGATTATCAAAAACTCGATGACAAGCAAATTAGCCAGACCTACACCCATGTCAGTGGCGGATACTATAATACTTGGGATGAATTATATGCAAGTACGATACATGACAATAATGATGCAAATAAACTACCTGGCAACTATCACATTCTGGATTACAATGGCGATGGATTGATCGATTCCAAGGATAATATACCGTATGCCTACCCGTCTACACCGCAAAATACGTACAACTTAACACTCGGATTTGACTGGAAAAATTTTAGCATCATGACCCAATGGTATGGTGTCAACAATGTCACCCGTCAGGTGGTATTAAACAGTTTCGAGAGACAGCGCAATTTAGCTTATTACGAAGGATCATATTGGTCCAAGGATCAAACAGATGCCGATGTACCCTTACCCCGTTGGCTAGCCACCCCGAGTAACTATACGCAGGGAAGCCGTTTTATGTACGATGGATCCTATATCCGATTAAAGACTGCCGAAATTGCGTACAACTTGACTGCTGAAAACAATTTTATCCGTCGTATGGGATTCCAACATATTCGCATCTTCCTCAATGGTCATAACCTTTTATTCTGGTCCAAAATGCCCGACGATCGAGAATCTAACTACGCCGGTACTGGTTGGGCTTCACAAGGCGCCTACCCTACCGTCAAACGTTTTAACCTAGGTGCCAACATTACTTTTTAA